A portion of the Phaenicophaeus curvirostris isolate KB17595 chromosome W, BPBGC_Pcur_1.0, whole genome shotgun sequence genome contains these proteins:
- the LOC138732920 gene encoding LOW QUALITY PROTEIN: uncharacterized protein (The sequence of the model RefSeq protein was modified relative to this genomic sequence to represent the inferred CDS: inserted 1 base in 1 codon; substituted 1 base at 1 genomic stop codon) — SVPSKRAEDKLYELLETYHSRPSVQGQDWAKTHWFQPHCVMDRIKLLQQKAKVRRGKGKXIICAVLGASLVAAVEDKKQKSYQADMVINSLQMAISTLREQLENTKGLLEEERRRNVILKDELREQLLRETDTLAEVEVKPLKKGIQQIYPQRELQKTKETIESLPHMYPLVETEFVYQDDTDNSPQVITKEVPFTATELAKLKKDFARTAKESETEYVWRVSLSGGDGILLSEKEVEGYWGPGVFLTTGDRXAPWSLTQRAAYCAGGLNPFERGDPLAITGTVDQLVESVQKAACLQMMYDRELKPNQSSPMMMPVDPERMTPLIRGLPDSLKPVAIQLQGKIQNAPSAERITAALEGIVTPDHRQPGRKVWTWGEVAQELISFGRKYGPVGGSSQRTETRVIRAAEQICRQQLFMRGSQSLESPRCHNPGRERPLTRQGLWQLGLQKGIPWDLMDGLPTQKLEQLVQRWSGQNVTFRSTPSAPPLIDPGEEPAGEKKEAGN, encoded by the exons tctgttccctctaagagggctgaag ACAAGTTATATGAACTGTTGGAAACATATCATTCTCGTCCTTCAGTCCAGGGACAAGATTGGGCGAAAACCCACTGGTTCCAACCACATTGTGTCATGGATAGAATTAAGTTATTGCAGCAAAAAGCTAAGGTtcggagggggaagggaa ctATAATTTGTGCCGTGTTAGGAGCTAGTCTGGTAGCTGCGGTGGAAGATAAAAAGCAGAAGTCTTATCAAGCTGATATGGTAATAAATTCCTTGCAGATGGCCATAAGCACCCTGCGGGAACAGTTGGAGAACACCAAAGGATTGctagaggaggaaaggagacgAAATGTGATATTAAAAGACGAGCTGAGGGAGCAACTTTTGCGGGAGACGGATACACTGGCGGAGGTAGAAGTGAAACCTTTGAAGAAGGGGATACAGCAAATTTATCCCCAAAGGGAGTTGCAGAAGACAAAGGAAACCATAGAAAGCCTCCCCCACATGTATCCGCTGGTTGAAACAGAATTTGTGTACCAGGACGATACTGATAACAGTCCTCAAGTTATCACTAAAGAAGTCCCATTTACAGCAACTGAATTGGCAAAGCTGAAAAAGGACTTTGCAAGGACTGCAAAAGAATCGGAAACAGAATATGTATGGAGAGTGTCTCTGTCAGGAGGTGATGGAATTTTGTTGTCAGAAAAGGAGGTAGAAGGGTATTGGGGGCCGGGTGTGTTTCTAACCACCGGTGACCGCTGAGCCCCATGGTCTCTGACTCAGAGAGCTGCGTACTGTGCTGGAGGGCTGAACCCCTTTGAGAGGGGAGATCCCCTTGCCATAACAGGTACGGTGGATCAGTTAGTGGAAAGTGTGCAGAAGGCAGCCTGTCTGCAGATGATGTATGATCGGGAGCTCAAGCCTAACCAGAGCTCCCCGATGATGATGCCTGTGGATCCAGAGAGGATGACTCCCCTGATAAGAGGACTTCCTGATTCCCTGAAACCCGTTGCCATTCAATTGCAAGGGAAAATTCAAAACGCCCCCAGTGCAGAAAGAATAACGGCTGCTCTGGAGGGGATAGTGACCCCTGACCATCGGCAGCCAGGAAGGAAAGTGTGGACATGGGGAGAGGTAGCTCAGGAGTTGATTAGTTTTGGGAGAAAATATGGCCCTGTTGGTGGATCATCCCAGAGAACAGAAACCAGGGTCATACGGGCTGCAGAGCAAATTTGTAGGCAACAATTGTTCATGAGGGGGAGCCAAAGTTTGGAGTCGCCCCGATGTCACAATCCTGGGAGGGAGAGACCCCTAACTCGGCAGGGACTGTGGCAACTAGGGCTTCAGAAAGGCATTCCTTGGGACTTGATGGATGGACTCCCGACTCAAAAATTAGAACAACTTGTGCAGAGATGGTCTGGACAAAATGTCACTTTCAGATCAACCCCTAGTGCTCCACCCTTGATAGACCCGGGGGAGGAGCCggctggagaaaagaaggaggcGGGAAACTAG